One part of the Numenius arquata chromosome 24, bNumArq3.hap1.1, whole genome shotgun sequence genome encodes these proteins:
- the GPR61 gene encoding G-protein coupled receptor 61, with the protein MEPSLPVPWAWNGSRGARGLQPSPGPMPPNSTADGKPKDVASKSVGLFFMLLIDLTAIVGNAAVMTVIVKTPALRKFVFVFHLCLVDFLAALTLMPLEMLSGSAVFDSPVFGEAMCRVYLFLSVCFISMCILSISTINVERYYYVVHPMRYEVRMTVGLVACVLVGVWLKAVATSLVPLLGWLSPDRPPAPAGRGCSLQWSRGPYCKFFVVFFAAFYFLLPLLIIVVVYCSMFKVARVAAMHHGPLPTWMETPRRRSESLSSRSTMVTTSGAPRTTPQRTFGGGKAAAILLAVGGQFLFCWLPYFSFHLYTALSAQPLVGPAAETVVTWLGYFCFTSNPFFYGCLNRQIRGELGRLLTCFFKPPPEEDLRLPSREGSIEENFLQFLQGTGCPPEPRPRTPSPKREQLPVDFRIPGQIDEDVAEGPERRGGDGLYVPVVASPKPEL; encoded by the coding sequence ATGGAGCCCTCCTTGCCCGTCCCCTGGGCCTGGAACGGCTCTAGGGGGGCacgggggctccagccctccccgggccccatgccccccaacagcacggCCGACGGCAAACCTAAAGACGTGGCTTCCAAATCGGTGGGGCTTTTCTTCATGCTGCTCATCGACCTGACGGCCATCGTGGGCAACGCCGCCGTCATGACCGTCATCGTGAAGACGCCGGCCTTGCGCAAGTTCGTCTTCGTCTTCCACCTCTGCCTGGTGGACTTCTTGGCCGCCCTCACCCTGATGCCCCTGGAGATGCTCTCCGGCTCGGCCGTCTTCGACAGCCCGGTTTTCGGGGAGGCCATGTGTCGCGTGTACCTCTTCCTCAGCGTCTGCTTCATCAGCATGTGCATCCTCTCCATCTCCACCATCAACGTGGAGCGCTACTACTACGTGGTGCACCCCATGCGCTACGAGGTGAGGATGacggtggggctggtggcctgcGTCCTGGTGGGCGTCTGGCTCAAAGCCGTGGCCACCTCCCTCGTCCCCCTGCTGGGCTGGTTGTCCCCCGACCGCCCTCCAGCGCCGGCCGGCCGAGGTTGCTCCTTGCAATGGAGCCGGGGTCCCTACTGCAAGTTCTTCGTGGTCTTCTTCGCCGCTTTCTacttcctcctgcccctcctcatCATCGTGGTGGTCTACTGCAGCATGTTCAAGGTGGCGCGGGTGGCCGCCATGCACCAcggccccctccccacctggatgGAGACGCCGCGGCGGCGTTCCGAGTCGCTCAGCAGCCGCTCCACCATGGTCACCACCTCGGGAGCCCCTCGGACCACCCCGCAGAGGACGTTCGGAGGGGGCAAAGCCGCTGCCATCCTGCTGGCCGTGGGGGGCCAATTCCTCTTCTGCTGGTTGCCCTACTTCTCCTTCCACCTCTACACCGCCCTCAGCGCCCAGCCCTTGGTGGGGCCGGCGGCCGAGACCGTGGTCACTTGGCTGGGCTACTTCTGCTTTACCTCCAACCCCTTCTTCTACGGGTGCCTCAACCGGCAGATCCGGGGCGAGCTGGGCCGGCTCCTCACGTGTTTCTTCAAGCCACCGCCCGAGGAGGACCTGAGGTTGCCCAGCCGGGAGGGTTCCATCGAGGAGAACTTCCTTCAGTTCCTCCAGGGCACCGGTTGCCCCCCCGAGCCCCGGCCtcgcacccccagccccaaacgGGAGCAACTCCCCGTGGATTTTCGCATCCCGGGGCAGATAGATGAGGACGTGGCAGAGGGGCCGGAGCGACGCGGTGGGGACGGGCTCTACGTGCCGGTGGTGGCCTCCCCCAAACCGGAGCTGTAG